One genomic window of Elaeis guineensis isolate ETL-2024a chromosome 2, EG11, whole genome shotgun sequence includes the following:
- the LOC105032189 gene encoding uncharacterized protein, translated as MAPRLFSCFGRGAASTSSASPECNATADLTAEEQRRMGPVLLELFSSQGCATSPEAEAVVARLARGELPGLEEEVPPVVVLAFHVEYWDYMGWKDPFGSSIWTVRQKSYVESLKLDTLYTPQVVVHGRSQCLGTDQDAIVSAVRSAPRYASPTLQATFSKPSPETLQVSFTGALRTKVDGSGADVMVALYENGLVTDCTKGENKGKVLPNDHVVRRMVKLLSVKDASAKKNLSGSVQFPLWDGFNPAKCGLILFVQNASLRTFGVQHFQIPDTV; from the exons ATGGCGCCCCGGCTGTTCTCGTGCTTCGGGCGGGGGGCCGCCTCGACATCGTCGGCATCGCCGGAGTGCAACGCGACTGCGGATCTGACTGCGGAGGAGCAGCGGCGGATGGGGCCGGTGCTGCTGGAGCTGTTCTCGTCGCAGGGGTGTGCGACGTCGCCGGAAGCGGAGGCCGTGGTGGCGAGGCTGGCGCGCGGGGAGCTTCCGgggctggaggaggaggtgccgcCGGTGGTGGTGCTGGCGTTCCACGTGGAGTACTGGGATTACATGGGGTGGAAGGACCCCTTCGGGTCCAGCATCTGGACGGTGCGCCAGAAGTCCTACGTCGAGTCGCTCAAGCTTGACACGCTGTACACTCCCCAGGTGGTGGTGCACGGCCGGAGCCAGTGCCTCGGCACCGATCAGGATGCCATCGTCTCCGCCGTCCGATCTGCGCCCCGCTACGCCTCGCCCACCCTGCAG GCGACGTTCTCGAAGCCGTCGCCGGAGACCCTCCAGGTGTCCTTCACGGGGGCGCTGCGGACCAAGGTGGACGGGAGCGGTGCGGACGTGATGGTGGCGCTGTACGAGAATGGGCTGGTGACGGACTGCACCAAGGGAGAGAACAAGGGGAAGGTCCTCCCCAACGACCACGTCGTCCGCCGCATGGTGAAGCTCCTCTCCGTCAAGGACGCCTCCGCCAAGAAGAACCTCTCCGGCTCCGTCCAGTTCCCCCTCTGGGACGGCTTCAACCCGGCCAAGTGTGGCCTCATCCTCTTCGTCCAGAACGCCTCCCTCCGCACCTTTGGCGTCCAGCACTTCCAGATCCCTGACACCGTCTGA